In the genome of Octopus sinensis unplaced genomic scaffold, ASM634580v1 Contig17257, whole genome shotgun sequence, the window GGAACATACTGAATGGGAAACGGGATGTTTGGGGCTCTTAgactgaatatatgcatgtatacatacatacatagatgcatacatatatatatgtatacaccacacacacacacaaacacacattacactcacacacatacatagacatataagctacatatatatattacacatatatttggagagagagagagagagcgaaagagagagagcgaaagcgagagagacagacagaagacagacagacagacagacagacagacagacagacagacagacagatagatagatagatagatagatagatagatagatagatagatagatagatagatagacagacagacagacagacagacagacagacagatagatagatagatagatagatatagatagatagatagatagatagatagatagatagatagatagatagatagatagatatgcatatgcacgtacatgcatgtgtgtgtatatgtatgtgtccatatgtgtctgtattcGTAATTCacaaaattgtttattttctttctaaatctGTTACATtactaaaaaaagaaacataattgtCCCCACTGTGTGCAAATTAAACCTGCCTTTCTTTAACAATCTTGTAAAAACATGGCTGCcaccaaaatattttggtaaacatGTTTACTACAATACGTTTACTATTCagcaaaaaataatttaactCGTAAACAATACGTTCTGTTGATTAAGTACAGAAGTTCCTTTATTCATCAACACgggatttttatcaatatttgctgttgttatcacacacacacacatacacatatatgtatgtatatatatatatatataataattatataatatatataatatatatatatatatatatatatatatataatagcgttAATGTCGAACGATGAAATGTGCGCTCAACAACGCATTGGTAaacagaatttctttatttgtgaatttagGCTACCACCTGGTTTTAtgttagaaaaatagaaaattatcttAATATCTAACAATTCTTGATGTCAGTCgcatggaggaatggtgttcgCCTCCATTTCGGATTAAAACGAATTCAACGAGACTTTGTGTTTTAATCCAAAATGGAAGCGATGCCATTCCGCCATgggatcggcttgaaaaattgttaagatattaagatatttttctatttttctaaacatgaaaccaacggtagcattaattcacacacacacacatacacacacacacacactaaacatatcgttgatgtatatatacagtagtggGTATAATATAAGGGCCAGTAAGAAACAGTATGttgaaatagttattatagaaGATTAGCAACACGTTCAAActagatattttacacatattttaatatatctaatacCTATCTTTCGTGAAAATATCAAGTGAATGGAATAAACATTTCGTATGTTATGAAGAAATAAGCGAATAATCTTCCAAACCGTAACGGCAAAAGTTAAGAGTCACTTttgaaaaatggaacaagaacaaaaaGGGAACCCTTATTATTAATATGTTGTGAGTATCCCTTTACTATCAATCACCTCCCGACATCGGTTACCACAGGACTGaattaatttctttcaaaatgatGGAGTAATATTGTTGCATTCGTTTTTCAATAATTCCCAGAGTTCATCTTAGTTCTTTGAATTTCTCCTTCGCACCCCATCGCCAATAATCTTCCAAATGTTTTCAATAGGGTTTAGATTGGGTCTTTGAGGTGGCCAGTTCATGAGAGCAACCTCTTCATCACTTAAAGGGGTTTGATCTCATGATCAACATATTCGTGAGTGAAACGAAGGCGGGCTCTTTGATTCTTCTTGCAGATCAGAGGTTTCTTTGCTGGTGCCCGAGCAAGCAACCCAGAACCTCGTAACCTCCGAGAAACTGTTTTGCGCGATACGTTGACATCGGAAGTGGAGCTAAACTCGCGGGATATCTCAGCAGCACTCTTAAACCAATCCCTCAGTGACATTCTAACTATAATACGATCCTGTGTTGTTGAAGTTTCACGAGGTCTACCGGTTTGGGGTTTagtatttatcaaccctgatgaCTTAAAACGAGCTACAATTCCTTGCACAACACTTCTAGACCTTCCTACAGTAGTTGCTATCACAGAATTTGACTTTCCCTCTTGGTGAAGGCACAcaatcttttgtttttcatcacaGGACACCGGTCGGCTCTCACAAGCCGACATGTTGACAGCTGAATATTCCAATAATGTAAGATCATAAGAAGTAACTGCTAACCCATTAACAGTCTTCTAAACAACAAATACATCGGTTaatagttcattttttttttctaagtgacCCTTAACTTCTGACCGCTGAAGTTTGGAGGATTATTTGATTATTTCCCTCATAACTTATGAAATATTAATTGcattcacttgaaattttcacgaaagatagatattgaatatatctaaatatgtataaaatatctagtcaacaaagtttgctttagaagggttgaaatgtattgaaagataccATTAAGTTAAACTGCCCGAACGACAAAATTGCACatttagggtatatatatatatatatatatataatatatatatatatatatctatatatatatatataaatgtgtatatatatatatatatatatatatatatataataaatgtgatatatatatatatatatataaatgtgtatatatatatatatataaatggtgatatatatatatatatgccccgcatggccacagctcatgagctgaaactggaataaatcaatcaattaatatatatatatatatataatatatatctatatatatatatatatatatatatatatatatatatatatatatatatatatatatatatatatatatatatatatatatatattatatatatatatatatatatatatatatatatatatatacacacatctgtcgttcgggcagtttagcttaatggtaaagcacttgacgcgtaatcacggggatgtgagttcgagtctcatggctggccgtTGATAGACTTTTCTATAAAACATAGTTTATCctattcatgctatattattagcattatcccgcgtttgagaataaaattatttccttatctgtgtgcatatctctctctctctctctctgtatatatatatgaacactaaatatttcgtttttttatttagtttgcaagattctataAAAGAACTCATGtgctgaaaaatattttgctttttatctcgagaagtacattatgccaataataaacacacacacagtttctatttcacttctttgtttttattaatcaatTTGGTTAATCATTTACCCATTGgactaatcaattgtttgatgAGCCATTTGGTCAAGTAATCAATCAGCCAGATTTGTTGATTGATTAACTGAGtggttaattaatcaattatacaACTGGTTAAATGATTAAGTAATTACCGATTAAAATGTTTTTCTGCAGTTAGCACAGAGCCTAACATTTTGAGATGcagttagtatttattttatcgacctggaaagcaTAAAAGGTAAAAACCGTCCCCGacggtatttaaactcagaagagTCGTTCAAATAATATTTGAACGACATTTCTTCAATGTCGGAGGAAATATCAAACGTTTtctccagctcgccgccttaaaatgacTAATAAGTACAGAAGTAAAATAgaaacgttgtgtgtgtttactagTGTCATAATGACCCGCCCAAGATACACGACACTTAATAGCTTTGTACCAAACACTATGAGTGATTAAAAGGACTTTTCTGGGCGCAAATATCACAAAGTATTTCTTTTGATGCTCTACTGGTTCTACCATATCACTGATAATAAGAAGAATGGTTGAAACATTCTTCATTAAAAGAGATAATAAAAATCAGTCTACTAATGTGGTTTACAGGGTCTATAAAATTAAGGAAGAATGATTAGATACAGTGATGACACCTTTGAGGgaataaatatcacaaagtatCTCTTCCGATGCTCTACCGGTTCCGTTAAGAGGAGCGGCTGAGGAATTTTTTGCTAAAAGATATGTTCAGAGTCagtttattaatattgttcacactggcgcaggcgtggctgtgtggtgagaagcttgcttccctaccacacggttccggattcagtcccactgtatggcaccgtgggcaagtatcttctactatagccacgggccgaacaaaatgccttgtgggtggatctgatagacagaaactgaaagaaccacgctttatagatagatagatagatagatagatagatagatagatacagagagagagagagagagagcgtgtgtgtgtgaaagagagtgtgtgtgtgcgtgagtgtgtgtgtgtgtgtgtgagtgcgtgtgcgtgtgtctttgtttgtccccctcctatcacttgacaaccagtgctggtgtatttatgtgtcggtagcgtagcggttcagcaaaagggaccgatagaataagtacaaggctttaaaagtaagtactgggggtcgatacatttgactaaaagttcattaaggcggtgctccagcatggctgcagtctagtgactgaaacaagtaaaatatatatcataggtgcaggtatagttgtgtagtaagaagcttgcttccggtaaAGCGTTTGTCAGTTGGATTGTTGGTTTTGTGAATAACACACGTGTTTTTTGGTTGACTTGGCGGTGCGACGTTTTCTCTTAAGTTTAATGGAGGAGCGTCGTGTGATAAGTTGTGAAGGTGTGAATTATTCAGACTATGTGAACTATCCTTCTTCAGACTTTCTGTCGTCTGAGGAAGAATTAGTGAGGTGTTTGGATATAATTGACGAAAAAAATTGAGACGAAGAATTACGCAGAGGCGACGAACGAAAAAAAAACTGAGGAAGTGTGTCTGGAAGAATTGGGTAAATTCAAAGAACTGTTTAAAAGTGGGGGGACGAAGTAATGGTGTTCCTTCCCATAGAAGTTTTAAAGGAAAAACAAGAGAGAACAATTATTTACAGGACGTACTCAGTAGCAACCAGGAGAATGGAAGTCATGTCGACGGCGCGAGTGGAAAAGACACTTAGACCAATCTGGCAAAGGATTTCCTACTTTGCCAGAGGAAAAAAGTGTGGAACAGTGGAGGTGCAGTTACAGGAGGTAGCTACCGCCAGGCTGCACTCAGCTACACCGTTGAAAACAGAtgaagtggtgcttctacctgtaTACCTTGGGAGACGTGCTTCCTGGGTTAGGGTAGAGGACACACCCCCAGAAGTGGATGTAGCCTGGCTGGTAGCTGCCATACTGCTAGGCATGGAGGAGAAGATGGTTGTCCTCCAGGCCACCAGGACACCCCACAGAAACTGGAAAGGACAAAGCCACGATATGGTGGTACAAGTTGTTGTGGAAGATATAGAAAATATGGTAGAGACTATCACGGACGGAGATGCAATACTGAAAATCAGAGTGGAAGGAAGGATTCCGTGGTGCTATAAATGTGACCTGAAAGGCCATATTAGAGcggattgtcctccaccacttgaGAAGGCTAAAGAGAgacaagagagtgagaaagtggctGGTGCTCCACTATCCGTGGAGGTTGAGGAATAGGAGAGTGAAGCGGCACCACAGATAAAGACCAGTACCAGCGTCGAAGAAGAGATGGACAACGAATGGGAAACAGctgggggaaagagaaagagaaaaaaggcacACGCT includes:
- the LOC115231043 gene encoding uncharacterized protein LOC115231043, with the protein product MSACESRPVSCDEKQKIVCLHQEGKSNSVIATTVGRSRSVVQGIVARFKSSGLINTKPQTGRPRETSTTQDRIIVRMSLRDWFKSAAEISREFSSTSDVNVSRKTVSRRLRGSGLLARAPAKKPLICKKNQRARLRFTHEYVDHEIKPL